A window of the Brassica oleracea var. oleracea cultivar TO1000 chromosome C1, BOL, whole genome shotgun sequence genome harbors these coding sequences:
- the LOC106308191 gene encoding muscle M-line assembly protein unc-89, with translation MDPRTRLDYALFQLTPTRTRCELVIFSGGENEKLASGIFQPFVTHLKSVRDQISKGGYSVTLRPSSGAGVNWFTKVTLQRFVRFVTTPEVLERSVTLEKEIEQIEDSIQSNAAAISGEAEGNELGTTQKSTALSKAQGESDGQENSKVGLQRVLETRKAALCKEQAMAYARALVVGFELDYMDDLLSFADAFGALRLREACVNFVDLCKRKNEDRMWVDQITAMQAFPRPELSFMGDSGIILAGEENDIVKQGNNMDAMSQGSFETSQGPPQMSIPWPNHYPPQYMQGHGYPPYMYPGPPQYFPQWPVNMGGDVESSEKTSKKKKKKKKNKKKKYESSEEQSDESSAETVSEEGNEGKKSSRKVVIRNINYITSKRNGAKDSDSDESVDEEEEGFVDGDSIKQQVEEAIGSLEKRHKSTSRRSRRKHKSHSEDEEDSGSKETKGNDNWDAFQNLLLKDKDSDQETASCPLNMESEAVSKRELPSDDSFLVANGNEDWGRESSIKKLDAGENVRLMRRENNYDDDMMINPGRGDESRSYSQAEMSVYSGKLRARNETEEDWFIRNQADTERDVKTFVGDDLHVTKRSERDVLTDDSFMIHSRVESQVEESRLRTEIMDSDVYGTTKQENSSAPEEINNRQEPDDLFMVLGREQDVTPAMVSWTPEIDFEANALAEEKRKNDLETAAKASEQTSDVKEKKLRVVRKDAKTRGASRPDPALKAKRAPWGSRAAATKTKSELEEERKKRMEELLIQRQKRIAAKSSGSNVSSPLASKKTPTGTKTVKTSNEKTPAEAVKAKPVLRSSTIERLAVARTAPKEPQQKPLTKRTSKPLGNKTEKPQDKKPSRKSPGLSRDPSFEIKETVEEESQSYLPVMLVDELPPAASSVDDFKDIKEMHSLPNETITNHQKVEDQTKIDDEEIVKKTSVCEDKQVTNNLCSEDVEEVKASPPKPLSPKKSVTFSETNMEEKYFFSPTVSETDVSTPPATEQDHSRKKWNSEETSPKATAKGFRKLLMFGRKK, from the exons ATGGATCCAAGAACAAGACTTGACTACGCTCTGTTTCAACTCACTCCCACCAGGACAAG ATGCGAGCTTGTGATTTTCTCCGGTGGCGAGAACGAGAAGCTTGCTTCCGGAATTTTTCAACCGTTCGTCACGCATCTCAAAAGCGTTAGAGATCAGATTTCTAAAGGCGGATACTCCGTCACTCTCCGTCCTTCCTCCGGCGCCGGCGTCAATTGGTTTACCAAAGTGACGCTTCAGAG ATTTGTGCGATTCGTGACCACTCCGGAGGTTCTTGAGAGGTCCGTGACATTAGAGAAGGAGATTGAGCAGATCGAGGATTCGATTCAGTCTAATGCAGCCGCCATTTCCGGCGAAGCAGAAG GAAACGAGCTGGGTACTACTCAGAAGTCTACGGCTTTATCAAAG GCACAAGGTGAATCTGATGGCCAAGAAAATTCTAA GGTTGGTCTTCAGCGTGTTCTTGAAACCCGCAAAGCGGCTTTGTGCAAAGAGCAAGCCATGGCTTACGCTAGAGCTTTGGTTGTTGGGTTTGAATTGGACTACATGGACGATCTCTTGTCCTTCGCAGATGCTTTTGGAGCTTTGCGTTTAAG GGAAGCATGTGTTAACTTTGTGGACTTGTGCAAGAGAAAGAACGAAGATAGGATGTGGGTGGACCAAATCACGGCAATGCAAGCCTTTCCCAGGCCTGAGCTATCCTTCATGGGTGACTCTGGGATCATACTCGCTGGGGAAGAGAATGATATCGTCAAACAAGGGAACAACATGGACGCAATGAGCCAGGGTAGCTTTGAGACTAGCCAAGGTCCTCCTCAGATGTCAATCCCCTGGCCAAACCATTATCCTCCTCAGTACATGCAAGGACATGGCTATCCTCCTTATATGTATCCCGGCCCGCCACAGTACTTCCCTCAGTGGCCTGTCAACATGGGAGGAGATGTGGAGTCAAGTGAGAAGACTTCCAAGAAGAAAAAGAAGAAGAAGAAAAACAAGAAGAAGAAGTATGAATCTTCCGAGGAGCAAAGCGATGAGTCCAGCGCCGAGACTGTATCAGAGGAGGGGAATGAAGGGAAGAAATCATCTAGAAAAGTTGTTATACGCAACATAAACTACATAACTTCAAAGAGAAACGGAGCCAAGGATAGCGATTCTGATGAGTCTGTAGACGAAGAAGAAGAAGGCTTTGTGGATGGAGACTCCATCAAGCAGCAAGTGGAGGAAGCTATTGGCTCGCTGGAGAAACGGCATAAATCGACTTCACGCCGTAGCAGGAGGAAGCACAAAAGTCATAGTGAAGATGAGGAGGACTCAGGTAGTAAAGAAACTAAAGGGAATGATAACTGGGATGCCTTCCAAAACCTTCTTTTAAAAGACAAAGATTCAGACCAGGAAACAGCTTCGTGTCCGTTGAACATGGAGTCAGAAGCTGTGAGCAAGAGAGAGCTGCCTTCGGATGATTCTTTCTTGGTTGCAAATGGGAATGAGGATTGGGGGAGGGAGAGCAGTATTAAGAAACTTGATGCCGGTGAGAATGTTAGGCTGATGAGAAGAGAGAACAACTATGACGATGATATGATGATAAATCCTGGTAGAGGAGATGAATCAAGAAGCTACTCACAGGCAGAGATGTCTGTTTATAGTGGGAAGCTCCGAGCTAGAAATGAGACGGAGGAAGACTGGTTCATACGTAACCAAGCAGACACTGAAAGAGATGTCAAAACCTTTGTAGGAGACGATTTGCATGTAACAAAGAGAAGTGAGAGAGATGTCCTGACTGATGACTCGTTCATGATCCATTCTCGTGTTGAGAGCCAAGTGGAAGAGTCTCGGTTAAGGACAGAGATCATGGACTCTGACGTTTATGGAACCACCAAACAAGAAAACTCCTCTGCACCGGAGGAGATTAACAACAGACAAGAGCCGGATGATCTTTTCATGGTTCTTGGACGTGAACAAGATGTTACACCTGCGATGGTGTCGTGGACCCCTGAGATTGACTTCGAGGCTAACGCTTTGGCTGAAGAGAAACGCAAAAACGATTTGGAAACTGCTGCAAAGGCCTCTGAACAGACTTCAGATGTTAAAGAAAAGAAACTTCGTGTCGTTAGAAAGGATGCAAAGACAAGAGGAGCAAGTAGACCTGACCCTGCTTTGAAAGCTAAGAGAGCTCCCTGGGGAAGTAGAGCAGCTGCCACCAAAACCAAATCCGAGCTG GAGGAAGAGAGGAAGAAGAGAATGGAAGAACTTTTGATTCAGAGGCAAAAGAGAATCGCTGCGAAGAGTTCTGGCAGTAATGTATCAAGTCCCTTGGCCTCCAAGAAAACTCCTACTGGAACCAAAACCGTGAAGACCTCGAATGAGAAGACACCAGCAGAAGCCGTCAAGGCTAAGCCGGTACTGAGAAGTTCCACCATTGAGCGCCTTGCTGTTGCCAGGACAGCACCAAAGGAGCCACAACAAAAACCATTAACCAAAAGAACATCAAAACCTCTAGGAAACAAGACAGAGAAACCTCAAGACAAGAAACCTAGTAGAAAAAGTCCGGGACTTTCTCGTGACCCGAGTTTCGAAATCAAGGAAACAGTGGAGGAAGAATCACAGTCTTACTTGCCGGTGATGCTCGTTGATGAACTTCCTCCTGCTGCTTCTTCTGTTGATGACTTCAAAGACATTAAAGAGATGCATAGCTTGCCGAATGAAACAATCACCAATCATCAGAAAGTAGAAGATCAGACGAAGATTGATGATGAGGAGATAGTGAAGAAGACATCCGTCTGCGAAGACAAGCAAGTCACTAACAACCTTTGTTCGGAGGATGTTGAAGAAGTTAAGGCTTCACCGCCAAAACCACTGTCTCCAAAGAAGTCGGTGACGTTTTCAGAGACAAACATGGAGGAGAAGTATTTCT